In Equus przewalskii isolate Varuska chromosome 6, EquPr2, whole genome shotgun sequence, one DNA window encodes the following:
- the GPR83 gene encoding G-protein coupled receptor 83 encodes MVLHFVLLFLLPLVRATERPEGRMDEEGLEAALAVPNASHFFSWNNYTFSDWQNFVGRRRYGAESQNPTVKALLIVAYSFIIVFSLFGNVLVCHVIFKNQRMHSATSLFIVNLAVADIMITLLNTPFTLVRFVNSTWVFGKGMCHVSRFAQYCSLHVSALTLTAIAVDRHQVIMHPLKPRISITKGVIYIAVIWTMATSFSLPHAICQKLFTFKYSEDIVRSLCLPDFPEPADLFWKYLDLATFILLYILPLLIISVAYARVAKKLWLCNTIGDVTTEQYLALRRKKKKTIKMLMLVVVLFALCWFPLNCYVLLLSSKVIRTNNALYFAFHWFAMSSTCYNPFIYCWLNENFRIELKALLSMCQRPPKPQEERPPSPVPSFRVAWTEKSKSRRAPPANNLLPSSQLQSGKTDLSSMEPIMAMS; translated from the exons ATGGTCCTTCACTTCgtgctgctcttcctcctcccattGGTGCGAGCAACCGAGCGCCCCGAGGGCCGGATGGACGAGGAGGGCCTGGAGGCGGCCCTGGCCGTGCCCAACGCCTCGCACTTCTTCTCTTGGAACAACTACACCTTCTCTGACTGGCAGAACTTTGTGGGCCGGAGGCGCTACGGCGCCGAGTCCCAGAACCCCACGGTGAAAGCCCTGCTCATCGTGGCTTACTCCTTCATCATCGTCTTCTCGCTCTTTGGCAATGTCCTGGTCTGTCATGTCATCTTCAAGAACCAGCGAATGCACTCGGCCACTAGCCTCTTCATCGTCAACCTGGCCGTGGCCGACATCATGATCACTCTCCTCAACACCCCCTTCACTTTG GTCCGCTTTGTGAACAGCACGTGGGTGTTCGGGAAAGGCATGTGTCACGTCAGCCGCTTCGCCCAGTACTGCTCCCTGCACGTCTCCGCGCTGACGCTGACGGCCATTGCCGTGGACCGCCACCAG GTCATTATGCATCCGTTAAAACCCCGCATCTCCATCACAAAAGGTGTCATCTACATCGCAGTCATCTGGACCATGGCTACGTCCTTTTCACTCCCACATGCCATCTGCCAGAAATTATTTACCTTCAAGTACAG TGAAGACATTGTCCGCTCCCTATGCCTGCCAGATTTCCCTGAGCCGGCCGACCTCTTCTGGAAGTACCTGGACTTGGCCACCTTCATCCTGCTTTACATCCTACCCCTCCTCATCATCTCTGTGGCCTACGCCCGTGTGGCCAAGAAGCTGTGGTTGTGCAACACAATCGGCGACGTGACCACGGAGCAGTACCTGGCCCTGCGGCGCAAGAAGAAGAAGACCATCAAGATGCTGATGCTGGTGGTGGTCCTCTTTGCCCTCTGCTGGTTCCCCCTCAACTGCTACGTGCTCCTCCTATCCAGCAAGGTCATCCGCACCAACAATGCCCTCTACTTCGCCTTCCACTGGTTTGCCATGAGCAGTACCTGCTATAACCCCTTCATCTACTGCTGGCTCAATGAAAACTTCAGGATCGAGCTGAAGGCATTACTGAGTATGTGCCAAAGGCCACCCAAGCCTCAGGAAGAACGGCCACCTTCCCCAGTCCCTTCCTTCAGGGTGGCTTGGACAGAGAAGAGCAAGAGCCGGAGGGCTCCGCCAGCCAACAACCTCCTACCCTCCTCCCAACTCCAGTCTGGGAAGACAGACCTGTCGTCCATGGAACCCATCATGGCAATGAGTTAG